The proteins below come from a single Afipia felis ATCC 53690 genomic window:
- a CDS encoding peptidoglycan recognition protein family protein, translating into MVRFVLIIACLIAGSSPLAAQSASLSEPAPSLETLARQSGTPDIPGLNIVWLVPWGDRADANLWHNVVVHQSEGPPGSALRNALRQTKNPEGRGATIWVETDGTVYWAVGEWATPKHVRLGGNRNDDKFIDNRETFRLTPNNNSIGVEFTGNYPNVRKPVTEAQIEAWRILVRVLQARYGIPSDRIFAHNWIDYKDRRYCEGCMLATIARAQGAEIALQGPPDR; encoded by the coding sequence GTGGTTCGCTTCGTTCTGATAATTGCATGTCTCATCGCCGGGAGTTCGCCACTCGCGGCACAGTCTGCTTCGTTGTCTGAACCCGCTCCGTCTCTGGAAACCCTCGCGCGTCAAAGCGGCACGCCGGACATCCCCGGCCTCAACATCGTCTGGCTGGTGCCGTGGGGCGATCGCGCGGACGCAAACCTCTGGCACAACGTCGTCGTGCACCAGAGCGAAGGTCCGCCCGGCTCGGCCCTTCGCAACGCTTTACGTCAAACGAAAAACCCAGAAGGGCGCGGCGCGACAATCTGGGTGGAAACGGACGGCACCGTCTACTGGGCCGTCGGCGAATGGGCGACGCCCAAGCATGTGCGGCTCGGCGGCAATCGCAACGACGACAAGTTCATCGACAACCGCGAGACCTTCCGCCTCACGCCGAATAACAATTCGATCGGCGTCGAATTCACGGGCAACTATCCCAACGTCCGCAAGCCGGTGACAGAGGCGCAGATCGAGGCGTGGCGGATTCTCGTCCGCGTGCTGCAGGCACGCTACGGCATTCCGAGTGATCGCATCTTCGCGCACAACTGGATCGACTATAAGGATCGCCGTTATTGCGAAGGCTGCATGCTCGCCACGATCGCCCGCGCGCAAGGCGCCGAGATCGCGCTGCAAGGACCACCCGACCGATGA
- a CDS encoding polysaccharide deacetylase family protein, translated as MKTALSACLIVGLMTVCGDVHAATCPRPDALGTARTITVDVKTTPRVGLKSFPQTLPLNDKEVVLTFDDGPLPATTGKVLAALSAECVQATFFVIGRNAEASPQMLKAMVRQGHSIGNHTWSHPMLNHLDKAKALADIDKGFAAEAAALGPAKPGAVRLFRFPYFASTPALLDEMEKRGAVVFGADLWASDWLKMTPEQELDLLTTRLAHARKGIILLHDIKSQTAAMLPGFLRYLKQNGYKVVHVVPAGDTGSMTSTGNATN; from the coding sequence ATGAAAACCGCCCTCAGCGCCTGTTTGATCGTCGGACTGATGACGGTCTGCGGCGATGTGCATGCAGCAACCTGCCCCCGGCCCGACGCGCTCGGCACTGCGCGCACCATTACGGTCGACGTCAAAACCACACCGCGTGTCGGCTTGAAGAGCTTTCCGCAGACCCTGCCGCTCAACGACAAGGAAGTGGTGCTGACGTTCGACGACGGCCCGTTGCCCGCCACCACCGGCAAGGTGCTCGCCGCCCTTTCGGCCGAATGCGTGCAGGCGACTTTCTTCGTGATCGGCCGCAACGCCGAGGCCTCTCCCCAGATGCTGAAAGCCATGGTCCGGCAGGGCCACAGCATCGGCAACCACACATGGTCGCACCCGATGCTGAACCACCTCGACAAGGCGAAGGCGCTCGCCGACATCGACAAGGGGTTCGCTGCCGAGGCCGCAGCTCTCGGCCCGGCAAAGCCCGGTGCCGTTCGGCTGTTCAGGTTTCCGTACTTCGCCTCGACGCCCGCGCTGCTGGACGAGATGGAGAAACGCGGGGCCGTCGTATTCGGCGCAGACTTGTGGGCGAGCGACTGGCTGAAGATGACGCCCGAGCAGGAACTCGACTTATTGACGACGCGCCTTGCGCATGCCCGCAAGGGCATAATCCTGCTGCACGACATCAAATCGCAAACCGCCGCGATGCTGCCTGGCTTCCTGCGCTATCTGAAACAGAACGGCTACAAGGTGGTGCATGTGGTACCCGCGGGCGACACAGGTTCCATGACGTCCACAGGCAACGCCACCAATTAA
- a CDS encoding MFS transporter small subunit has product MQQTETKTSPISLILAWGFVGIPLLAGVSQTLVNAMKLFY; this is encoded by the coding sequence ATGCAGCAGACCGAAACCAAAACCAGTCCCATTTCGCTGATATTGGCGTGGGGTTTCGTGGGAATTCCTCTCCTTGCCGGCGTCAGCCAGACGCTGGTCAATGCAATGAAGCTCTTTTACTGA
- a CDS encoding D-alanyl-D-alanine carboxypeptidase, protein MLGVTFASGRAARYLTLALATVSITLLFTDHADARRRHHRHHRAHVQYSGYNPPFASIIVDANSGTTLQATNPDAIRHPASLTKIMTLYMLFEQLESGKLRLDSQLEVSRHASVQSPTKLGLRPGQTIRVEDAIKGIVTRSANDAAVVVAEAIGGSEENFCKQMTRKARALGMNKTTYVNASGLPDDDQVTTARDQATLGRAIQDRFPTYYRYFSTSVFNWRGHPIRNHNHLIGKVDGVDGIKTGYVRASGFNLVTNIRRGNRHLVGVVLGGRSGGARDATMRKLLAEHLDEGATRRTVAAITERNPVRVASDDEPAVARAPARPAPAPVEVASAAPEPIPTPTPRAPEPAAKPEPAPLTSGVISSPLAAIPGSSEPMKPVSVKTVQVRMAQAKTIAKNTIKAAMPTPANAAPVRVADATPETAPTASVAASSSNPAFPAPLPIVITRNTPGLGEATVGTPMPSPSSTMAYADPNRGPPPTTLGAQARAMGASAPPQTVASAAPSQEIAPSTGTKPAAHSGWIIQVGALESESEARRRLNAARENAGRYLGRADPFTEVFSKGRKTFYRARFAGLDQNSAEAACKVLKRSEISCMTIRN, encoded by the coding sequence ATGCTCGGTGTCACGTTCGCGTCCGGCAGGGCAGCACGCTACCTCACGCTTGCTCTTGCCACCGTCTCAATCACGCTTCTGTTTACGGATCACGCCGACGCGCGCCGACGCCATCACCGGCATCACCGCGCCCACGTGCAGTACTCCGGTTACAACCCGCCTTTCGCCTCCATCATCGTCGATGCTAATTCCGGCACGACGCTGCAGGCCACCAATCCCGACGCCATCCGTCACCCTGCGTCGCTGACCAAGATCATGACGCTCTACATGCTGTTCGAGCAGCTCGAGAGCGGCAAGCTGCGGCTGGACTCACAACTCGAAGTCTCGCGCCACGCCTCCGTTCAATCCCCGACCAAACTCGGCCTTCGCCCTGGCCAGACCATTCGCGTCGAAGACGCCATCAAGGGCATCGTCACCCGTTCGGCCAATGATGCCGCCGTTGTGGTCGCCGAGGCGATCGGCGGCAGCGAGGAGAATTTCTGCAAGCAGATGACGCGCAAGGCCCGCGCGCTCGGCATGAACAAGACCACTTACGTCAACGCCTCGGGCCTGCCCGACGATGATCAGGTGACGACCGCGCGCGATCAGGCCACGCTCGGCCGCGCGATCCAGGATCGCTTCCCGACCTACTATCGCTACTTCTCCACGTCCGTCTTCAACTGGCGCGGCCATCCGATCCGCAACCATAACCATCTGATCGGCAAGGTCGACGGCGTCGACGGCATCAAGACGGGCTATGTCCGCGCCTCCGGTTTCAACCTTGTCACCAACATTCGACGCGGCAATCGCCATCTCGTCGGCGTCGTGCTGGGCGGCCGCAGCGGCGGTGCGCGCGATGCGACCATGCGCAAACTGCTCGCGGAACATCTCGACGAGGGCGCAACGCGCCGCACTGTCGCCGCCATCACGGAACGCAATCCGGTGCGCGTGGCCAGCGACGACGAGCCTGCCGTCGCGAGGGCGCCGGCCCGCCCGGCCCCCGCACCGGTCGAAGTCGCCTCGGCTGCACCTGAACCCATTCCCACGCCGACGCCGCGCGCGCCGGAGCCGGCAGCAAAGCCGGAGCCTGCACCTCTCACCAGTGGCGTCATTTCCTCGCCGCTCGCCGCCATCCCGGGTTCGTCGGAACCGATGAAACCCGTTAGCGTGAAGACGGTTCAGGTCCGCATGGCGCAGGCCAAAACGATCGCCAAGAACACCATCAAGGCGGCGATGCCGACGCCTGCGAACGCCGCGCCCGTGCGCGTTGCCGACGCGACACCGGAAACCGCGCCCACCGCATCCGTTGCGGCGTCCTCATCGAATCCCGCTTTCCCGGCTCCGTTGCCGATCGTGATTACCCGCAACACGCCCGGCCTTGGCGAGGCCACCGTCGGCACGCCGATGCCTTCGCCCTCGTCCACCATGGCTTATGCCGATCCCAATCGCGGCCCGCCACCGACGACACTTGGCGCTCAGGCCCGCGCGATGGGAGCAAGCGCACCGCCGCAGACCGTCGCATCGGCCGCGCCGTCGCAGGAAATCGCCCCCTCCACCGGTACGAAGCCCGCTGCGCATAGCGGATGGATTATTCAGGTCGGCGCACTGGAGTCGGAATCAGAAGCCCGTCGGCGCCTCAACGCAGCGCGTGAAAACGCAGGGCGCTATCTCGGCCGCGCCGATCCATTCACCGAGGTATTCTCGAAGGGCCGCAAGACCTTTTACCGCGCCCGCTTCGCAGGTCTCGATCAGAATTCCGCCGAGGCCGCCTGCAAGGTGCTGAAGCGCTCCGAGATCAGCTGCATGACCATCCGCAACTGA
- a CDS encoding YdcF family protein — protein sequence MVHIASKIFGLLITPSNFVALICLIGVALSLTRWRTAGVRIGTLGILLLLVCGYSPLGNVLLLPLSERFPAWAEEGRAPDGIIVLGGAISPDLTAIRGAPEINSSAERMTAAATLARRFPNAKIVLSGGNANPFHPLSTEAEVERQFLEKLGVADERIVTEGRSRTTYENAAFTRPLIHPAPGERWLLVTSAYHMPRAMGVFRAQGLNLEAYPVDWRTRGWADAKRPFLTLSGGLGRLDTAVHEWVGLIGYRLTGRTQELFPAP from the coding sequence ATGGTCCATATCGCCTCGAAGATCTTCGGACTTCTCATCACGCCGTCCAACTTTGTCGCGTTGATCTGTCTGATCGGCGTGGCGCTGTCGCTCACGCGATGGAGGACGGCGGGAGTCCGTATCGGCACTTTAGGAATTTTGTTGTTGCTGGTGTGCGGCTACTCGCCGCTCGGGAATGTATTGCTGCTGCCATTATCGGAACGCTTTCCTGCATGGGCCGAAGAAGGGCGTGCGCCTGACGGCATCATCGTGCTCGGCGGCGCGATCAGTCCGGACCTCACTGCGATCCGTGGCGCGCCGGAAATCAATTCGTCTGCCGAGCGGATGACCGCCGCCGCCACGCTCGCGCGGCGTTTTCCGAATGCAAAGATCGTGTTGAGCGGCGGCAATGCCAACCCGTTTCATCCGCTTTCGACGGAAGCGGAGGTTGAACGGCAGTTTCTCGAAAAGCTCGGCGTTGCGGATGAGCGGATTGTGACGGAAGGACGCTCGCGTACCACTTACGAGAACGCAGCATTCACGCGTCCGCTCATTCATCCCGCGCCTGGCGAGCGGTGGCTGCTGGTGACATCGGCCTATCACATGCCACGCGCAATGGGTGTTTTCCGCGCGCAAGGTCTCAACCTGGAAGCCTATCCGGTCGATTGGCGCACGCGCGGCTGGGCCGATGCAAAACGCCCGTTTCTCACATTGAGCGGCGGATTGGGACGACTCGACACTGCGGTTCACGAATGGGTCGGCCTGATCGGCTACAGGCTCACCGGGCGAACCCAAGAATTGTTTCCCGCACCGTAA
- a CDS encoding aldo/keto reductase: MQFVEAGGVRIPILGLGTWEMEGRDCSRAVEQALRLGYRLIDTAQIYENEREVGEGVRLSGVPRNEVFLITKVWTTHFAPNELVRSVKDSVSRLRSEIDLLLLHWPNPQVPLAETLGAMARVKELGLTRHIGLSNFTVALMEQAIALSPEPLVCDQVEYHPYLDQTKVIEACRTHDLAMIAYSPIAKGRIKGDATLIEIGRRYGKTPAQVCLRWLIQQDIVAIPRTSKVERLSENIDVFDFTLSDHDMAALFAMGSKEGRITDFGFAPQWD; this comes from the coding sequence ATGCAATTCGTCGAAGCAGGTGGAGTGCGGATACCGATCCTGGGGCTCGGCACCTGGGAAATGGAAGGGCGCGATTGTTCGCGCGCGGTGGAGCAGGCGCTACGGCTCGGCTATCGCCTGATCGATACGGCGCAGATTTATGAGAACGAGCGCGAGGTCGGCGAGGGTGTGCGTCTCTCCGGCGTGCCGCGCAACGAAGTCTTCCTGATTACGAAAGTATGGACTACGCATTTCGCGCCGAACGAACTGGTGCGCTCGGTCAAGGACAGTGTGTCGCGGTTGAGGTCGGAAATCGACCTGCTGCTGCTGCACTGGCCGAACCCGCAGGTGCCGCTCGCGGAGACTCTCGGCGCGATGGCGCGGGTCAAGGAGCTTGGCCTCACGCGCCATATTGGTCTGTCGAATTTCACCGTGGCGTTGATGGAGCAGGCGATTGCGCTGAGCCCGGAGCCGCTGGTGTGCGATCAGGTCGAGTACCATCCCTATCTCGACCAGACCAAGGTGATCGAGGCGTGCCGCACGCATGATCTTGCGATGATCGCCTATAGTCCGATTGCGAAGGGACGCATCAAGGGAGACGCGACGCTTATCGAGATCGGCCGACGTTACGGCAAAACCCCCGCGCAAGTCTGCCTGCGCTGGCTGATCCAGCAGGACATCGTCGCTATTCCGCGCACGTCAAAGGTCGAGCGTTTGTCGGAAAATATTGACGTGTTCGATTTTACCCTCAGCGATCACGACATGGCGGCGCTGTTCGCGATGGGCTCAAAGGAAGGGCGCATCACCGATTTCGGCTTCGCGCCTCAATGGGATTAG
- a CDS encoding polysaccharide deacetylase family protein yields the protein MRSLVLCSATLLVLSATPFAHAAECPGHPDALGTSRTLVVDPTEHPRIGTMQYPETLPLNDHEVVLTFDDGPLPKHTKPILDILAAQCVKATFFIVGQMANAYPQMVREVRDAGHTIGTHTQHHPLRMNRMSIEENEAEINEGIASTAAALGDPAQVAPFLRIPGLLRSSEVEDYLTSKGIQTWSADFPADDWHRISPARVTQLAISRLEAKGRGVLLLHDIQARTEKALPNILRELKARGYRIVHVVPATKDMPKTPTAPWQWHLHPVEPVQATADGMRFRFAPQPVRAANKTAAMATVPAMIQTSRKGDISALWWNMHADARAQDAAAALLSLSAASFQFSEDEPKSPYLKAASALPRE from the coding sequence ATGCGCTCTCTTGTCCTCTGCTCCGCCACCCTGCTCGTATTATCTGCCACGCCGTTCGCGCATGCCGCCGAATGCCCTGGCCATCCCGATGCGCTCGGCACCTCGCGCACGCTGGTGGTCGACCCCACTGAGCATCCGCGCATCGGCACCATGCAATATCCGGAGACGCTGCCACTCAATGACCATGAGGTGGTGCTGACCTTCGACGACGGTCCGCTGCCGAAACACACCAAGCCGATCCTCGACATCCTCGCCGCGCAATGCGTCAAGGCGACCTTCTTTATCGTCGGCCAGATGGCGAACGCCTACCCGCAGATGGTGCGCGAAGTGCGTGACGCCGGTCACACCATCGGCACCCACACCCAGCATCATCCGCTGCGCATGAACCGGATGTCGATCGAAGAGAACGAGGCCGAGATCAACGAAGGCATCGCCTCGACCGCCGCAGCGCTCGGAGATCCCGCGCAGGTCGCACCGTTCCTGCGCATACCCGGCCTGCTCCGCTCAAGCGAAGTGGAAGATTATCTGACCTCCAAAGGCATCCAGACCTGGAGCGCGGACTTCCCCGCCGACGACTGGCACCGCATCTCGCCCGCGCGCGTCACGCAACTCGCGATCAGCCGCCTCGAGGCGAAGGGTCGCGGCGTACTGCTGCTGCACGACATTCAGGCACGCACCGAAAAGGCATTGCCGAACATTCTGCGCGAGTTGAAAGCACGCGGCTATCGCATCGTCCATGTCGTACCAGCAACGAAGGACATGCCGAAGACGCCGACCGCACCGTGGCAATGGCACCTGCATCCGGTCGAGCCGGTGCAGGCAACTGCCGACGGCATGCGCTTTCGCTTCGCGCCCCAGCCGGTCCGTGCCGCGAACAAGACCGCTGCAATGGCTACCGTTCCTGCGATGATCCAGACATCGCGCAAGGGCGACATCAGCGCGCTGTGGTGGAACATGCATGCCGACGCCCGTGCGCAGGACGCGGCCGCAGCCCTTCTGTCGTTGTCCGCCGCTTCATTTCAGTTCAGCGAGGACGAACCGAAATCGCCCTATCTCAAGGCAGCCTCGGCCCTGCCGCGAGAGTAA
- a CDS encoding helix-turn-helix domain-containing protein: MKRLRLKADGRIVEVVDGQEAPFVAGPASTIDSETGVTPHVRELRLRAKLTQAEFATKLCVPIETIRNWEQGKRSPRGPARALLAVIAHAPDMVFAALAANGPRN, encoded by the coding sequence ATGAAGCGCTTGCGACTGAAAGCGGACGGACGGATCGTCGAGGTGGTCGACGGTCAGGAGGCGCCGTTTGTCGCGGGACCTGCTTCCACTATCGATTCCGAGACGGGTGTCACGCCGCATGTTCGCGAGTTGCGGCTGCGGGCCAAGCTGACGCAGGCCGAATTCGCCACCAAACTGTGCGTACCGATCGAGACCATTCGCAACTGGGAGCAGGGCAAGCGTTCGCCGCGCGGCCCCGCGCGTGCGCTTCTGGCCGTGATCGCCCATGCGCCGGACATGGTGTTCGCCGCGCTTGCAGCCAACGGTCCGCGCAACTGA
- a CDS encoding DnaJ domain-containing protein: protein MVSLIAGIVVLALIYMGLNVIRSADPKLLARLVRRIGGVLALAFAAWIGARGEFVVAIPLGLFGLGLLGYAPLGAELASKFGWGGAAVRSDGQQSQIRSQFIELTLDRRTGALDGRVIAGPEAGRVLGEFALADLLRLAHGFDEQSRALLESYLDRRFPGWRENAQDAAAGGGARQHRGMAAGGKMTAEEAYQILGLQRGAGRDEISRAHRGLMKKLHPDQGGTTYLAARVNEAKDTLLRTHKR, encoded by the coding sequence ATGGTCAGCCTTATCGCCGGAATTGTTGTGCTCGCCCTGATCTATATGGGGCTCAATGTCATCCGTTCCGCCGATCCGAAACTGCTGGCGCGGCTGGTGCGGCGCATCGGCGGCGTGCTTGCGCTGGCGTTCGCTGCCTGGATCGGAGCGCGCGGCGAGTTTGTGGTCGCGATCCCGCTCGGTCTGTTCGGACTGGGGCTGCTCGGCTACGCGCCGCTCGGCGCGGAGCTTGCTTCGAAGTTCGGCTGGGGCGGTGCTGCCGTGCGTTCAGACGGGCAGCAATCCCAGATACGATCCCAGTTTATAGAGCTGACGCTCGACCGCCGTACCGGCGCGCTTGACGGGCGTGTGATTGCCGGACCCGAAGCGGGCCGTGTACTCGGTGAGTTCGCGCTCGCAGATTTGCTGCGGCTCGCGCACGGGTTCGACGAACAGAGCCGGGCCCTTCTGGAAAGTTATCTTGACCGCCGGTTTCCCGGATGGCGTGAAAACGCGCAGGACGCTGCGGCAGGAGGGGGTGCTCGCCAGCATCGCGGCATGGCGGCGGGCGGCAAAATGACGGCGGAGGAGGCTTATCAGATCCTTGGCCTGCAGCGAGGCGCGGGGCGCGATGAAATCAGCCGCGCTCATCGAGGGCTGATGAAGAAACTGCATCCCGATCAGGGGGGGACGACGTACCTCGCGGCCCGTGTCAACGAGGCCAAGGACACTCTTCTTCGCACGCATAAACGCTAA
- a CDS encoding DUF3253 domain-containing protein produces the protein MFTSDSPASAASASALPLEDAILATLAHAGRKTLGAPEIAHAIAEGGDWHALLTPIRRTAIALAQSGRLVIYRHGKPVDPNDFRGVYRLGLPRQD, from the coding sequence ATGTTCACATCCGATTCGCCTGCCTCCGCTGCGTCCGCATCTGCCCTTCCGCTCGAAGACGCCATCCTCGCAACGCTCGCTCACGCCGGGCGCAAAACGCTCGGCGCACCCGAGATCGCCCACGCCATTGCCGAGGGAGGCGACTGGCACGCATTGCTTACACCGATCCGCCGCACCGCGATCGCACTCGCGCAATCCGGACGGCTCGTGATCTATCGTCACGGCAAGCCTGTCGATCCCAATGATTTTCGCGGTGTCTACCGTCTCGGGTTGCCGCGACAGGATTGA
- the panC gene encoding pantoate--beta-alanine ligase, whose protein sequence is MPQSPAVTRTLPALQRTLENLRKRRATVALVPTMGALHDGHISLVRLAKRRADKVVVSIFVNPTQFAPHEDFGSYPRTWKADAAKLATEGVDLIWNPDGKLMYPDGFVTRVQVDGPATSGLEDRFRPHFFGGVATVVAKLLAQVRPDVAIFGEKDYQQLKVVTQMARDLNLGARIVGAPIMRERDGLAMSSRNLYLSPDQRKAAPALHRAMKDVVRRLRQGEDFATTLDAGSKLIADAGFKLDYLEARHAETLAPLTQIGDAPARLLAAATIGTTRLIDNMKI, encoded by the coding sequence ATGCCTCAGTCTCCTGCCGTTACCCGCACCCTGCCCGCCTTGCAGCGAACGCTTGAAAACCTGCGCAAGCGCCGGGCCACTGTCGCGCTTGTGCCCACCATGGGCGCGCTACATGACGGTCATATTTCACTGGTCCGGCTGGCTAAGCGTCGCGCCGACAAGGTCGTCGTCTCAATCTTCGTGAACCCGACGCAATTTGCACCGCACGAGGACTTCGGCTCCTACCCGCGCACCTGGAAGGCCGACGCGGCGAAACTCGCCACTGAGGGCGTCGACCTGATCTGGAATCCGGACGGCAAGCTGATGTATCCGGACGGTTTCGTCACTCGTGTCCAGGTCGACGGCCCGGCAACGTCCGGACTGGAAGACCGCTTTCGCCCACATTTCTTCGGCGGTGTCGCCACCGTGGTGGCCAAGCTGCTCGCGCAGGTCCGACCGGACGTCGCGATCTTCGGCGAGAAGGACTACCAGCAGTTGAAGGTGGTGACGCAGATGGCGCGCGATCTCAATCTCGGGGCGCGCATCGTCGGCGCACCGATCATGCGCGAGCGCGACGGCCTCGCGATGTCCTCACGCAACCTCTATCTGTCGCCAGACCAGCGTAAAGCCGCGCCTGCATTGCACCGCGCGATGAAGGATGTGGTGCGGCGGTTGCGGCAGGGCGAGGACTTTGCGACGACACTCGACGCCGGCTCGAAGCTGATTGCCGACGCCGGATTCAAGCTCGACTATCTTGAAGCGCGACACGCCGAGACACTCGCGCCACTCACCCAGATCGGAGACGCACCCGCGCGCCTGCTCGCGGCGGCGACCATCGGCACCACGCGACTGATCGACAATATGAAAATCTGA
- a CDS encoding DUF1489 family protein — translation MPLHLVKLSVGATSFRDLKDWIDERAKANRAKGKQVRHVHVTRMTPKRDTELLDGGSIYWVIKGEIAARQKLVAIEPFRDKDGIGRCRLVMETKLIPVSPRPMRAFQGWRYLDAKSAPPDLRGSPQDLADMPEPMRKELRELGLL, via the coding sequence ATGCCGTTACATCTGGTTAAACTCTCCGTCGGTGCGACGTCGTTTCGCGATTTAAAGGATTGGATCGACGAGCGCGCCAAAGCCAATCGCGCCAAAGGCAAGCAGGTTCGCCATGTCCATGTGACGCGGATGACGCCGAAGCGTGACACCGAGTTGCTCGACGGCGGTTCGATCTACTGGGTCATCAAGGGTGAGATCGCTGCGCGGCAGAAGCTGGTTGCGATCGAGCCGTTTCGCGACAAGGACGGCATCGGGCGCTGCCGGCTGGTGATGGAAACCAAGCTCATCCCGGTGTCGCCGCGACCGATGCGTGCGTTCCAGGGCTGGCGTTATCTCGATGCGAAAAGCGCGCCGCCGGATCTGCGCGGCTCGCCGCAGGATCTGGCTGACATGCCGGAGCCGATGCGCAAGGAATTGCGCGAACTGGGATTGCTCTGA
- a CDS encoding glutathione S-transferase family protein, whose protein sequence is MGLTLYIGNKNYSSWSFRPWLAMKAANIAFEEVVIPLYTGTTDKQRILDVSPAGKVPVLTDGDVTVWDSIAIIEYLAEKFPGAQLWPQDPASRAHARAISAEMHGGFGALRRECGMNIHRPRRAKELSEEARENIARVQEIWTDCRKHYGRTGPFLFGAFTAADAMYAPVVHRFRTYAIDASPPVQEYMEAMLAYPPFAEWTAQALAETLVIDRFETD, encoded by the coding sequence ATGGGTCTGACGCTTTACATCGGCAACAAGAACTATTCGTCGTGGTCGTTTCGTCCGTGGCTCGCGATGAAGGCCGCGAACATCGCCTTTGAGGAGGTGGTGATCCCGCTTTATACGGGAACGACTGACAAGCAGCGCATTCTCGATGTTTCGCCCGCCGGAAAGGTGCCGGTGCTGACCGATGGTGACGTCACGGTTTGGGATTCGATCGCAATCATCGAATACCTCGCCGAGAAATTTCCCGGCGCGCAGCTCTGGCCGCAGGATCCGGCCTCGCGCGCGCATGCCCGCGCCATCAGCGCGGAGATGCACGGCGGCTTCGGTGCGTTGCGCCGGGAATGCGGCATGAATATCCATCGTCCGCGCCGCGCCAAGGAATTGTCGGAGGAGGCGAGGGAGAACATCGCTCGCGTTCAGGAGATCTGGACGGACTGCCGCAAGCATTACGGACGGACGGGGCCGTTTTTGTTTGGAGCCTTCACCGCCGCGGACGCGATGTATGCCCCGGTGGTGCACCGATTTCGGACCTACGCTATCGACGCTTCCCCGCCGGTACAGGAGTACATGGAGGCGATGCTGGCCTATCCTCCCTTTGCGGAGTGGACCGCGCAGGCGCTGGCAGAAACCCTCGTGATCGACCGTTTCGAGACTGATTAG
- a CDS encoding alpha/beta hydrolase: protein MTSEVMTPGAKEGLRFHPKHPVARRILAATAILAVVAAAAYFAAVTWGISHQTFLLYDSARQRPVEVDIAMRRDVKMRADAGMTTMPVVIINHGNTVRFNEYSFLSNFFAGKGYLAICIQHDLASDAPLVTKKGEPYVGREPIYKRGMANILFAIHEVAKREPHADYKHLILVGHSNGGDIAMYFAEKHPDMVADVITLDNLRVPLQGAFRILTFRSKDPEFQPDAGVVPQGDSKDVTVVNTKYRHTDMSDRGPNGLKLSIEETLSKFLNKGKGSELAPVNTDKIDVPPPPGAQARKSAQ from the coding sequence ATGACATCCGAGGTCATGACACCCGGGGCGAAGGAGGGCCTTCGGTTTCATCCGAAGCATCCTGTCGCGCGGCGTATTCTCGCTGCGACGGCCATCCTGGCCGTGGTGGCGGCGGCTGCCTATTTCGCGGCGGTGACGTGGGGCATCAGCCATCAGACGTTCTTGTTATACGACAGCGCCCGTCAACGCCCGGTGGAGGTGGACATCGCGATGCGCCGTGATGTCAAGATGAGGGCCGATGCCGGGATGACGACAATGCCGGTCGTCATCATCAATCACGGCAACACCGTGCGCTTCAACGAATATTCCTTCCTGTCAAATTTCTTCGCTGGGAAGGGGTATCTCGCGATCTGCATTCAGCATGATCTTGCGAGCGATGCGCCGCTTGTGACCAAAAAGGGCGAGCCGTATGTCGGCCGTGAGCCGATCTACAAGCGCGGTATGGCCAATATCCTGTTTGCGATCCATGAAGTCGCCAAGCGCGAGCCGCATGCCGATTACAAACATCTGATCTTGGTGGGCCATTCGAACGGCGGCGACATCGCGATGTATTTCGCCGAGAAGCACCCCGACATGGTCGCGGACGTCATCACGCTCGATAATCTGCGCGTGCCGCTGCAGGGCGCGTTCAGGATTTTGACGTTTCGTTCGAAGGACCCGGAATTTCAGCCGGATGCCGGCGTGGTGCCTCAGGGCGACAGCAAGGATGTCACCGTTGTCAACACCAAGTACCGTCACACCGACATGTCGGACCGCGGCCCCAATGGCTTGAAGCTCAGCATCGAAGAGACGTTGTCGAAATTCCTCAACAAGGGGAAGGGTAGTGAGCTCGCGCCGGTCAACACCGACAAGATCGACGTGCCGCCGCCCCCCGGCGCGCAGGCGAGGAAATCAGCGCAATAA